AGAAATTCCCAAGGATTAGATCAGATCGTTCATGTGGGAAGAATGCAGGTTTCGGCTCTGTTTTGATAAAAAAATGTAACTTTGTTACTTGTAGATAGTTGTTGTACTAACTATTAAAACACGAAATAAATGAGTAAAAGTATTTTGGTTACTGGTGGTACCAAAGGCATTGGAAGAGCGATCATCGAGCGCTTTGCTGATGAAGGTTTTGATGTGATAACTTGTTCAAGAAATGAACAGGATTTAGCCGAATTGAGAGCTTCATTGGAAGAAAACCATGCTTTGATTCATGTATTGGCAGTAAAGGCTGATCTTTCAAAAAAGGAAGAAGTATTAGAGTTTGCGGAAAAAGTCAAAGCATTTTCCATTCCTGATGTCTTGGTAAACAATACGGGGGTATTTATTCCTGGAGCAATCTTAGATGAACCTGAAGGCAATTTTGAGATGATGATGAATACAAACCTTTATTCTGCTTATTACTTGACTCGTGCTTTAATAGGAGGGATGAAGGAAAAGAAAAGTGGGCATATTTTTAGTATTGGCTCTATTGCAGGTTTGACTGCTTATGCCAATGGCGGAAGTTATGCCATTTCTAAATGGGCGATGTTGGGAATGACCAAATGTCTACGCGAAGAATTGAAAAATGAGCAGATCAAAGTAACCTCAGTCTTGCCTGGAGCAACCTATACTGCAAGTTGGGAAGGGGTAGAATTACCCGAAGAAAGGTTTATGCGCTCGGTTGATGTTGCAGAATCTGTATGGTCTGCTTATAACCTTTCGCCTCAATCTGTTGTTGAAGAAATAGTGATAAGACCACAACTCGGAGATATCTAAAATATATGGAATCAATTATTAAGTCAGCGGATCAATTGTATTGCGATAGTTTGACCTCATACGCTCGTAGAAAAACAATACCTGTCAATGTTGGTGGAGTTTTGATCGGCGGGGATAATCCTATTGTAGTTCAATCTATGACTACGGTAGATACGATGGATACTTTGGGTTCAGTGGAGCAATGTATTCGAATGATCGAGTCCGGTTGTGAATTGGTGAGAATAACTGCTCCGAGTATTAAGGAGGCCGAAAATCTTAGAAACATCAAGGATGAATTAAGAAAACGGGGTTATAAAACACCTTTGGTAGCAGATATTCATTTTACTCCTAATGCCGCTGAAGTAGCAGCCAGGATTGTAGAGAAAGTACGTGTTAACCCAGGGAATTATGCCGATAAGAAGAAATTTGAGGTCATAGAATATACTGATGCTACCTACCAAGAGGAGCTAAACCGTATCCGTGATCGCTTCTTGCCATTGGTGAAAATTTGTAAGGAACATGGTACTGCCATGAGAATTGGTACCAATCATGGTTCCCTTTCTGATAGAATCATGAGCCGCTACGGCGATACTCCCTTAGGGATGGTGGAGTCAGCTTTGGAGTTTTTGAGGATTTGTGAAGATGAAAACTATTTTGACATCGTGATATCGATGAAGTCATCCAACACCCAAGTGATGGTTCAGGCTTATCGATTGCTGGTTCAAAAACTAAACGAAGGAGGCTTCAAGCCCTATCCTCTTCATTTGGGAGTGACCGAGGCTGGAGAAGCAGAAGATGGAAGAATAAAATCCGCTGTAGGAATTGGGACTTTGCTAGAAGATGGACTTGGTGATACGGTTAGAGTTTCACTTACGGAAGATCCAGAATTTGAGGCTCCAGTAGCTAAAGCATTGATTGACCGATATTCTCACCGTGCCCCTCATGCTAAAATTAAAGAGATAGATACCTATCCAATCCATCCTTTTGACCATGAAAAAAGGCATAGTAACGAGATTTATAATTTTGGGGGTCAAAATGTACCACGTGTCATTACCGATATTTCCAAAATTGAAAATATAACAGAAAAGGAGATTAAGCAGACAGGGCATTTCTACCTTCCGGAACTAGATAAATGGAAAATGAATGATCAAGGATGCGACTTTGTGTATTCAGGATCCAATCCAATTCCATTTATGTTGCCCAATGGAATGAAGGAAATTCAAGACGCAGAAACTTGGGAGAAATCAGGGGATGCTGTAAATAAATTCCCTCTTTTTGATTTGGCGGCCTATGCTAAAGCCCAAAAATTTCATCCTGAAGTAAATTTTCTAGAGGTCTTCGATACTGAAATAGAATCAGCAATTTCTTTGCTTTCCAAGAGAGATAAAACGGTCTTGATATTGAAGACATCCAATAAACATGCGATGCCTGCGATGAGGAGAGCTATTGTTTCTTTAATGGAAGCAAAAATGGATGTTCCGGTTATTGTAAAAATCGCATATCCAGATCAGAACCAAGACTTGACGATGCTTTATGCGGCTACGGATGTTGGAGGTCTTTTAATAGATGGTTTGGGAGACGGGATTTTCATTTCTCTCGAAAAGGAGAACCAAACGGATCGAGAAGAGGTACTGGAACAGATAAAACTGCATAATTCTGTTGGATTTGGAGTTCTACAAGCAGCAAGAACCAGAATGTCCAAAACGGAGTATATTTCCTGCCCTTCTTGTGGAAGAACTTTATTTGACCTGCAGGAAACTACTGCAATGATCAGAAAAAGAACAGATCATTTGAAAGGCGTGAAGATTGGAATCATGGGATGTATTGTCAATGGTCCTGGAGAAATGGCTGATGCAGATTATGGTTATGTAGGGTCCGGAAAAGGTAAAATCACTTTATATAAGGGAAAAGAAGTCATGAAACGCTCGGTGCCTTCAGCCAATGCGGTGGATGAATTGATAGAAATCATCAAAGAAGATGGAATGTGGAACGAATCTGAGGAAGTTTCTTAAACTAATTTTCCATCCAAGCTGTTCGATCATTAAAGCATAAACTATGTCAGAAAATAATAAAGTAAAGGAGTTCTTTAAGTTAGGAGAGGTAGGAAATTATTTTATCCGAGTTTTTCAAAAACCTGACCCCAACCAAAAGTCAAACCTTAACCTGAGGATGATGCATGGAATCAATAAGATATCCATTATTATCTTTCTTTTGGCCATCATCGTATGGACGGTTAAAAGATTTATTTGAGGCATTTAAAAGAGAAAAAAGGTCATTTCCATAGGGAGATGACCTTTTTTTTATATTCTGAAGAATATTTTCTTTTTGTATAGAAAGTAGCAAAGCCCCCACATACAAGCTAATGTAATAAAAGAGGTGATCACTGCGATGAAATGTTCACCAAGCCCTATTGGGCCTAAAAATCCATCCGTAAATATTCTGATGGTTCTGAAAAGCCATCGATGACCTAATATTTCCGCAAATAGGTAGATAAATATGGAATTCATTCCCACAATAATGAATGGGAACGCCTTTGATTGAAATTTTTTGACATCAATAAGCCAAAAAGAAAAAGCCAATGTAATAAGAGCCCAGCCCCCTGATGCCAAGGCGAATGAACTTGTGCTAATCCGCTTGATGATTGGAGTGATACCAGTTAAATCTAACCCATAGCCGATGATTAATGCTATTACTCCGGCGATCGTAAGAGTTTTGATTTTGTCTTGATCTGATTTTTTTGATAGGAGTAAATTGCCACAGATAGCTCCCCAAATGGTATGTGCAGCAGTAGGGATGCAGTTTATTGCAACCCAACCTCCGCCATTGATTTGTCCCATCAGGATCATGTCAATATAATTCCCAAAGTTTGTCCCATGTTCATAGGGTGTTTCAGGGTTATAAATTCTGTAAAGGAATTCAGTTAATAACAATAGAGCCACCGAGACTCCAAGTTGGATTTTCCAGGATTTTGAAATCAAAAAGTAGGTGACCAAAATAGTGAAAGAAAGCTGAGTCAGGACATTCCAAAGCTCAAATACTAACTCTCCGCTATAGATGCAGTGTAATCCAGTGCCAAATAGAAAAAGGTAAAAACATCTTTTAAGAATGTGTTTGGTGACCTCCGACCTGTTTTCTTGGTTTTCGAGACGTTTGTTTAGCGAGAAAGGCATTGCAACGCCCACAATGAACATGAAGAAAGGTTGGATTAAATCCCAAAACCTAAGCCCGTTCCAGGGGTGATGTGTAAACTGGGTGAAAAAGGAGTTTAAAATGCCAGGATCTGGAAAAGCCTCTAAAAGACTTTCATAAACAAATGCTGCCTCCGCAATCAATAAAAACATGGTGAGGCCCCTAAAAGTGTCCAAGGAAACAAGTCTACCAGACTTGGATAAGGGTGAATTCATTCGGTATAAGGTTGGGTTTAACCCTAATCTAATGAATAGGAGGTAGTAGGCATAAAAAAAGGTGCAGAATTTCTGCACCTAGTCAATTAAATCAATAATCATTTTTTTTACTTTCCTTTTTGGCTGCTTTTGCAGCCCTTTTTTCTTTTAGTGTTTTTGCAGGAGCGGATTTATCACTTTTCGGCTTGCCTTCAGGTTGTTTTGCCATAATTGGATGGTGGCTTTTGTAGAGGCCACAAAGACTTTAACGCAGTAAAATATAAAACAGCCAATTATTCGAAGCTTTATTTTTTTCTGAAGATTTTCTTAAAGGGAGCAATGTTTTGTCCGATAAAATCTTCTGGATAATTTTCTTCATCCGGCAACCCCACAGGCAGATTTTCATCGTCAGATGGCCAATAATTTGTCCTAAAAAGGAAGTCCCATAGGCTCAATGAAATCCCATAATTAAACCCATTTGGGTGTGATTCAGGTAATTCCTTAGCATGATGCCATAAATGCATTTGAGGGCCATTTATGATGTATCGGAAAGGTCCAAGGGGAATGTAAAGATTGGCATGCCCCAGTTGGCCTAAAACCAATGTAAAAATATGTACAATGAAGAAATCAGTAATTCCGAACCCAATCATTGCCAAAGGAATATACTCTAATGTTCGGTAAAGAATGTTTTCCATCCAGTGGTAACGCAGTAAAGCAGCGAAACCCATTTCTCTCGTACTATGATGTACTTTATGAAATTCCCACATCCAGCCTACATGATGATACATCATATGAATGGCCCATTGCATAAAGTCACGGACAATAAATATGATTAGAAGCTGGACCCAGCCGGGTAATTGATCGACTTTAATTGCGACGGTATTCGTAATGCCAAATAGACCGAGAAAGTCATTGAATGCTTCTACAGCTACCATGGACAAGGCATTGTAAGCCACCAAAGCAAATAAGAAATAATTCCAGAATAGGTAGAAAATATCCAGCCAGAAATGCTCTCGAATGATGGGTTGATTTTTTCTCCAGGGAAAAGCTACTTCTAATAACCAAATGGCTAAAGAAGCCCCGACAAGCCAATAAAAATAATTATGCCAGCTTGGGTTTAAAATCTCATTGATCAAATAATTCCAATAGCCGTAATAGCCATCAGAAATTGCTTTGATGTACTTTTCCATGAAGCAAAGATGTACTTTTTATCTTTTTTAGTATGTGATTTTACGCACAAAAAACGCTTCAAAACTTCATTTTGTTTAAAGTCAAAATAAAACAGGGAACAGCCTTTATGGTTGTTCCCTGTTTTATTAAGCTTATTTATGTATTAGTCCACACGGAATGATACCTTGCAAACACATCCATATGAACTCACTTTGCCATCTTTTACGTGAGCTTTGATATCTTTGACATAGACTGAATCAATATTTCTTACTGTTTTTGAGGTCTCCTCAACAGCGTTTTGTATTGCATGTTCTATGCTTTGATCTGACGTGGCGATTACTTCTAAAACTTTTACTATTCCCATCGTTATTTTGGTTTATTTGAAAATTAATCTTGCTTAGAATATACCTAAATTTTATCGGAGGTCTAAATTGATAAATCATATAAGTTGTTCTATACCAAAAGTTTCTATTTATTATGCCTTATGACTCTGACCTATTTTCGTGATTACTGTCTTGCCAAACCCGGTGTAACTGAAGACACCCCTTTCGATAAAGATGCCCTTTGCTTTAGGGTGGGAGGCAAGATATTTTCTATAACTTCCATAAACTCCTTTCAGTACATCAATTTGAAATGTGATCCAGAACGTGCTGTATTGCTAAGAGAAGAATTTGAAGGAATCACTCCTGGATACCACATGAATAAGAAGCAGTGGAATTCAGTCAGCACTACAGGAAATGTTCCCGACACACTGATATTGGAATTGGCAGATCACTCCTATGAACTTATCTTTGGCAGCCTGCCAAAAAAAATCCAAGCACAAATTCGTCCATGAGTTACTTTTCCGTCCAAAATGTATCCAAATCTTACGATCAAGGTTTGGCACTATCCAATTTCTCTTTATCCCTGGAAAAAGGTGAGTTTTTATCGATTGTCGGTGCAAGTGGATCTGGAAAGAGCACTTTATTACGTATCATGGCTGGATTGGAAATACAAGATGAAGGTGAAGTACATTTGGATGGAGAACTAATACTTAACCCAAAGCATAAACTGGTTTCAGGGTATGATGAGATTAAATTGATCCATCAGGATTTTCACTTGTTTCCAAACTCTACTGTGGAGGAAAATATAGCCAGACCACTTCTTCATTATGAGAAAGATTATTCCAAGGCTAGGGTAGAAACTCTGTTGGATTTATTGGGGCTTCAAGAATTTAAATCCCGATATCCCAGGCAACTTTCCGGAGGACAACAACAAAAAGTGGCTATCGCAAAAGCATTAAGTGTGGAGCCTGATTTATTGTTGTTGGATGAGCCATTCAGTTCTTTGGACACTATTCAGACACATCAGTTGATTTCTGAATTGAAGAGTTTGTTTTTAGAGTTAGGAACGACGGTCGTATTTGTAACTCACGATCTGGATGATGCGCTACGGCTAACCGATAATCTACTGATTTTACAAAAGGGGA
Above is a window of Algoriphagus machipongonensis DNA encoding:
- a CDS encoding ABC transporter ATP-binding protein, yielding MSYFSVQNVSKSYDQGLALSNFSLSLEKGEFLSIVGASGSGKSTLLRIMAGLEIQDEGEVHLDGELILNPKHKLVSGYDEIKLIHQDFHLFPNSTVEENIARPLLHYEKDYSKARVETLLDLLGLQEFKSRYPRQLSGGQQQKVAIAKALSVEPDLLLLDEPFSSLDTIQTHQLISELKSLFLELGTTVVFVTHDLDDALRLTDNLLILQKGKTVQTGSSKDLCESPKTQYVARLFSPINRLPNSKSSYLRPANVKLRTKNGLLAHVVDSRFLVHFNSLQVKLKESGITWEVDDPQRKYAVGDRVYVSWEEEKIMRL
- the ispG gene encoding (E)-4-hydroxy-3-methylbut-2-enyl-diphosphate synthase — protein: MESIIKSADQLYCDSLTSYARRKTIPVNVGGVLIGGDNPIVVQSMTTVDTMDTLGSVEQCIRMIESGCELVRITAPSIKEAENLRNIKDELRKRGYKTPLVADIHFTPNAAEVAARIVEKVRVNPGNYADKKKFEVIEYTDATYQEELNRIRDRFLPLVKICKEHGTAMRIGTNHGSLSDRIMSRYGDTPLGMVESALEFLRICEDENYFDIVISMKSSNTQVMVQAYRLLVQKLNEGGFKPYPLHLGVTEAGEAEDGRIKSAVGIGTLLEDGLGDTVRVSLTEDPEFEAPVAKALIDRYSHRAPHAKIKEIDTYPIHPFDHEKRHSNEIYNFGGQNVPRVITDISKIENITEKEIKQTGHFYLPELDKWKMNDQGCDFVYSGSNPIPFMLPNGMKEIQDAETWEKSGDAVNKFPLFDLAAYAKAQKFHPEVNFLEVFDTEIESAISLLSKRDKTVLILKTSNKHAMPAMRRAIVSLMEAKMDVPVIVKIAYPDQNQDLTMLYAATDVGGLLIDGLGDGIFISLEKENQTDREEVLEQIKLHNSVGFGVLQAARTRMSKTEYISCPSCGRTLFDLQETTAMIRKRTDHLKGVKIGIMGCIVNGPGEMADADYGYVGSGKGKITLYKGKEVMKRSVPSANAVDELIEIIKEDGMWNESEEVS
- a CDS encoding SDR family oxidoreductase; translation: MSKSILVTGGTKGIGRAIIERFADEGFDVITCSRNEQDLAELRASLEENHALIHVLAVKADLSKKEEVLEFAEKVKAFSIPDVLVNNTGVFIPGAILDEPEGNFEMMMNTNLYSAYYLTRALIGGMKEKKSGHIFSIGSIAGLTAYANGGSYAISKWAMLGMTKCLREELKNEQIKVTSVLPGATYTASWEGVELPEERFMRSVDVAESVWSAYNLSPQSVVEEIVIRPQLGDI
- a CDS encoding MmcQ/YjbR family DNA-binding protein; the protein is MTLTYFRDYCLAKPGVTEDTPFDKDALCFRVGGKIFSITSINSFQYINLKCDPERAVLLREEFEGITPGYHMNKKQWNSVSTTGNVPDTLILELADHSYELIFGSLPKKIQAQIRP
- a CDS encoding dodecin family protein, which encodes MGIVKVLEVIATSDQSIEHAIQNAVEETSKTVRNIDSVYVKDIKAHVKDGKVSSYGCVCKVSFRVD
- a CDS encoding acyltransferase family protein, whose translation is MNSPLSKSGRLVSLDTFRGLTMFLLIAEAAFVYESLLEAFPDPGILNSFFTQFTHHPWNGLRFWDLIQPFFMFIVGVAMPFSLNKRLENQENRSEVTKHILKRCFYLFLFGTGLHCIYSGELVFELWNVLTQLSFTILVTYFLISKSWKIQLGVSVALLLLTEFLYRIYNPETPYEHGTNFGNYIDMILMGQINGGGWVAINCIPTAAHTIWGAICGNLLLSKKSDQDKIKTLTIAGVIALIIGYGLDLTGITPIIKRISTSSFALASGGWALITLAFSFWLIDVKKFQSKAFPFIIVGMNSIFIYLFAEILGHRWLFRTIRIFTDGFLGPIGLGEHFIAVITSFITLACMWGLCYFLYKKKIFFRI
- a CDS encoding sterol desaturase family protein; translation: MEKYIKAISDGYYGYWNYLINEILNPSWHNYFYWLVGASLAIWLLEVAFPWRKNQPIIREHFWLDIFYLFWNYFLFALVAYNALSMVAVEAFNDFLGLFGITNTVAIKVDQLPGWVQLLIIFIVRDFMQWAIHMMYHHVGWMWEFHKVHHSTREMGFAALLRYHWMENILYRTLEYIPLAMIGFGITDFFIVHIFTLVLGQLGHANLYIPLGPFRYIINGPQMHLWHHAKELPESHPNGFNYGISLSLWDFLFRTNYWPSDDENLPVGLPDEENYPEDFIGQNIAPFKKIFRKK
- a CDS encoding DUF6728 family protein, which produces MSENNKVKEFFKLGEVGNYFIRVFQKPDPNQKSNLNLRMMHGINKISIIIFLLAIIVWTVKRFI